The following proteins come from a genomic window of Polaribacter dokdonensis:
- a CDS encoding aminoacyl-histidine dipeptidase encodes MNQDIRNIAPETVWNHFADLNAVPRPSKKEERVIQFMVDFGKSLNLDTSVDKVGNIIIKKPATFGMEDRKAIVMQGHVDMVHQKNADTSFDFEKEGINMFIDGDWVKAKGTTLGADNGLGVAAIMAVLSSTDVQHPAIEALFTIDEETGMTGAMGLEANVLTGEILLNLDTEEDDEIGIGCAGGVDVTATGSYTSEPIPENTKAFKIAVTGLNGGHSGMDIIKGLGNANKIMNRLLFDGYEKYGLRIASINGGSLRNAIPRESFATVVIDNASKKSFLEESDILIDKIKNEFASLEQNLNIEITETETPANILDTLSQRNLVKATYAALNGVYRMSPDVEGLVETSNNVAKITVENGEIEILCLTRSSSESNKWDLANAIRSAFELAGFIVDFSGSYPGWLPNMNSSILKVVESTYIKLFKEQPNVAACHAGLECGILGKNYPEMEMISFGPNIKGAHSPDERAQISSTQKFWKLLLEVLKNIPKEG; translated from the coding sequence ATGAACCAAGATATCAGAAATATAGCACCAGAAACAGTTTGGAACCACTTTGCAGATTTAAATGCGGTACCTAGACCATCTAAAAAAGAAGAACGAGTTATACAGTTCATGGTAGATTTTGGTAAAAGCTTAAATCTAGATACTTCCGTAGATAAAGTTGGTAATATTATAATAAAAAAACCAGCTACTTTTGGCATGGAAGATAGAAAAGCTATTGTAATGCAAGGTCATGTAGATATGGTGCATCAAAAAAATGCTGATACCAGTTTTGACTTTGAAAAAGAAGGCATTAATATGTTTATTGATGGTGATTGGGTAAAAGCAAAAGGCACCACTTTAGGTGCAGATAATGGTTTAGGTGTTGCAGCTATTATGGCTGTGTTATCTTCTACAGACGTTCAACATCCAGCAATAGAAGCACTTTTTACTATTGATGAGGAAACAGGTATGACAGGTGCAATGGGTTTAGAAGCAAATGTTTTAACTGGTGAAATACTGCTAAATTTAGATACAGAAGAAGATGATGAAATTGGTATTGGTTGTGCAGGTGGTGTTGATGTAACAGCTACAGGTAGCTATACTTCAGAGCCAATACCAGAAAATACAAAAGCGTTTAAGATAGCTGTAACTGGCTTAAATGGTGGGCATTCAGGCATGGATATCATCAAAGGATTAGGGAATGCCAATAAAATAATGAACCGTTTATTGTTTGATGGTTATGAAAAATATGGATTACGAATTGCAAGCATAAATGGAGGTAGCTTAAGAAATGCTATTCCAAGAGAAAGTTTTGCAACTGTAGTTATAGATAATGCATCAAAAAAATCATTCTTAGAGGAAAGTGATATTTTAATTGATAAAATTAAAAATGAATTTGCTTCATTAGAACAAAACTTAAACATAGAAATTACAGAAACTGAAACTCCAGCAAATATTTTAGATACATTATCCCAAAGGAATTTAGTTAAAGCCACTTACGCAGCTTTAAATGGGGTATATAGAATGAGTCCTGATGTTGAAGGTTTGGTAGAAACATCTAATAATGTTGCAAAAATTACTGTAGAAAATGGTGAAATTGAAATATTGTGTCTTACAAGATCATCATCAGAAAGTAATAAATGGGATTTAGCAAATGCAATAAGATCTGCTTTTGAATTGGCTGGTTTTATAGTAGATTTCTCAGGTTCTTATCCTGGTTGGTTACCAAATATGAACTCTTCTATTTTAAAAGTTGTAGAGAGCACTTACATCAAATTGTTTAAGGAACAGCCTAATGTAGCAGCTTGTCATGCAGGATTAGAATGTGGAATTCTAGGAAAAAACTATCCAGAAATGGAAATGATTTCTTTTGGTCCAAATATTAAAGGAGCACATTCTCCAGATGAGAGAGCCCAAATTTCATCAACTCAAAAATTCTGGAAATTATTGCTAGAAGTCTTAAAAAACATCCCTAAAGAAGGATAA
- a CDS encoding ParA family protein: MGKIIAIANQKGGVGKTTTSVNLAASLGVLEKKVLLIDADPQANASSGLGVDVEAVEFGTYQVLEHTISAKEAIVTTSSPNVDIIPAHIDLVAIEIELVDKQEREYMLKKSVEEIKNDYDYIIIDCAPSLGLITLNSLVAADSVIIPIQCEYFALEGLGKLLNTIKSVQKIHNADLDIEGLLLTMFDSRLRLSNQVVDEVRKHFSSMVFNTIIRRNTRLGEAPSYGESIIAYDATSKGAVNYLNLAQELLKKNS; this comes from the coding sequence ATGGGAAAAATTATAGCTATTGCAAATCAAAAAGGAGGTGTAGGTAAAACTACAACAAGCGTTAATCTTGCTGCTTCTTTAGGTGTTTTAGAAAAAAAAGTTTTATTGATAGATGCTGACCCTCAAGCAAATGCATCTTCTGGCTTAGGTGTAGATGTAGAAGCAGTAGAATTTGGCACTTATCAAGTTTTAGAGCACACCATTTCTGCAAAAGAAGCTATTGTAACAACAAGCTCCCCTAATGTAGATATAATTCCTGCTCATATTGATTTAGTTGCTATTGAAATTGAATTGGTAGATAAGCAAGAAAGAGAATACATGCTTAAAAAATCTGTGGAGGAAATTAAAAATGATTATGACTATATAATCATAGATTGTGCACCTTCTTTAGGTTTAATCACACTAAATTCTTTAGTAGCAGCAGATTCTGTAATTATACCAATACAATGCGAATACTTTGCGTTAGAGGGTTTAGGCAAATTGCTAAACACAATCAAAAGTGTTCAGAAAATTCACAATGCAGATTTAGATATAGAAGGTTTACTCTTAACCATGTTCGATTCTCGTTTACGTTTATCTAACCAAGTTGTAGATGAAGTTCGCAAACATTTTTCTAGTATGGTTTTTAACACAATTATTAGAAGAAATACACGTTTAGGAGAAGCACCAAGTTATGGTGAAAGTATTATAGCATATGATGCTACTAGTAAAGGTGCAGTAAATTACTTAAATTTAGCCCAAGAATTATTAAAAAAGAATTCATAA
- the lepB gene encoding signal peptidase I: MTFTQWFLFFLAVQLIHFLGTWKLYVKAGRKAWEAAVPVYNAVILMQIINRPKWWVILLFIPIVNLLMFPVIWIETIRTFGFYKKIDSLLVLVTLGFYIYYINYTTDANYNAERSLKPRSELGEWISSITFAIIAATLVHTYFMQPFTIPTSSLEKSLLVGDYLFVSKFHYGARVPSTVIAAPMVHDSLPFTGTKSYLNTPQLPYTRLPGLQKIKNNDIVCFNWPADSLATMWGDTSGKFTYKPFDKKTNYVKRSVGIAGDSLEMRDGYIYINGKKNDLPYRAKLQFYYTFESKEPINQSTFPKFLLDKERTGVYKILSEYWNNEKVQNAIKENGSLSKIGEDSLYTEVAGGINPQFAQRLKMISVENKININMTDEEVDRLKNYPLTVSVKKVNHGPDNAIFPHVKELGWSQDNFGPIYIPKKGATVELNSKTIPFYEQIIKNYEYNDLAINGEDIFINGEKATSYTFKQDYYYLIGDNRHNSLDARYWGYVPFDHVLGKPVMIWFSWDADAPSFSAKLKSIRWDRMFTTVHGEGEPVSYRYIVFALIALYIGYSFYKGKKKKSE, translated from the coding sequence ATGACATTTACACAATGGTTTCTATTTTTCTTAGCTGTACAATTAATTCATTTTTTAGGAACTTGGAAATTGTATGTTAAAGCTGGAAGAAAAGCTTGGGAAGCTGCAGTACCTGTTTACAATGCAGTAATTTTAATGCAGATTATTAATCGTCCAAAATGGTGGGTAATTTTACTATTTATACCAATTGTTAACCTGTTAATGTTTCCTGTTATTTGGATAGAAACTATCAGAACTTTTGGTTTTTATAAAAAAATAGATTCTCTTTTAGTATTAGTAACTCTAGGTTTCTACATCTATTATATCAACTATACCACTGATGCAAATTATAACGCAGAAAGAAGTTTAAAACCTCGTTCTGAACTAGGTGAATGGATAAGCTCTATAACCTTCGCAATTATTGCTGCAACATTAGTGCATACCTATTTTATGCAACCTTTTACAATACCAACTTCCTCTTTAGAGAAATCTTTATTAGTTGGTGATTATTTGTTTGTAAGTAAATTTCATTATGGAGCTAGAGTACCATCTACTGTAATTGCAGCACCAATGGTTCATGATTCTTTACCTTTTACTGGTACTAAATCATACTTAAATACTCCTCAATTACCTTATACAAGATTACCAGGTTTACAAAAAATTAAGAATAATGATATTGTTTGTTTCAACTGGCCTGCAGATTCATTAGCCACAATGTGGGGTGACACTTCAGGGAAATTCACTTATAAACCTTTTGATAAGAAAACGAACTATGTAAAACGTTCTGTGGGTATAGCAGGCGATTCTCTGGAAATGAGAGATGGTTATATTTATATTAATGGTAAAAAGAACGATTTACCTTACAGAGCCAAACTTCAGTTTTACTATACTTTTGAAAGTAAAGAGCCTATTAACCAAAGTACGTTTCCTAAATTTTTATTAGATAAAGAGAGAACAGGAGTTTATAAAATTTTATCTGAATATTGGAATAATGAAAAGGTACAAAATGCCATTAAAGAGAATGGAAGTTTATCTAAAATAGGTGAAGACTCTTTATATACAGAAGTTGCAGGTGGTATCAATCCACAATTTGCTCAGCGTTTAAAAATGATTAGTGTTGAAAACAAAATCAACATTAATATGACAGATGAAGAAGTAGATCGTCTTAAAAATTATCCACTAACGGTTTCTGTTAAAAAAGTAAATCATGGACCTGATAATGCCATATTTCCTCATGTGAAAGAATTAGGTTGGAGTCAAGATAATTTTGGCCCAATTTACATCCCTAAAAAGGGAGCTACTGTTGAGCTAAACTCAAAAACTATTCCTTTCTATGAGCAAATTATAAAAAATTATGAATACAATGATTTAGCCATTAATGGAGAAGATATTTTTATTAATGGAGAAAAAGCAACATCATATACGTTTAAACAAGATTACTATTATTTAATTGGAGATAACAGACACAACTCTTTAGACGCTCGTTATTGGGGTTATGTACCTTTTGATCATGTTTTAGGTAAACCTGTTATGATTTGGTTTAGTTGGGATGCAGATGCACCTTCATTCTCTGCTAAATTAAAATCTATTAGATGGGATAGAATGTTTACTACAGTTCATGGTGAAGGAGAACCAGTTTCTTACAGGTATATAGTATTTGCTTTAATTGCACTTTATATTGGTTACAGTTTCTACAAAGGAAAGAAGAAAAAATCTGAATAA
- a CDS encoding ParB/RepB/Spo0J family partition protein: MAKATKKQALGRGLSALLQESPNINSASDKNADKLVGNIIEIELSSIEVNPYQPRTYFDEEALRELASSIKELGVIQPITVRKLDGNKFQLVSGERRFRASKLIGNKTVPAYIRIANDQEMLEMALVENIQRKNLDPIEVALSYQRLIDEIQLTQEELSTRVGKKRSTVTNYLRLLKLDPILQTGMRDGFISMGHGRAMINVDNTEDQLAIYEKILREKLSVRQTEELVKSLKTGSIAKPKKKAIPAFVKNNKQTFNDFFGHKIDISVSSNGKGKITIPFHSEEDFNRIKKLLE, encoded by the coding sequence ATGGCAAAAGCAACTAAGAAACAGGCTTTAGGAAGAGGATTATCTGCCTTGTTACAAGAAAGTCCAAATATAAACTCTGCATCAGATAAAAATGCAGATAAATTAGTGGGTAATATTATTGAAATAGAATTAAGTTCTATTGAAGTAAACCCATATCAACCAAGAACTTATTTTGATGAAGAAGCTCTTAGAGAACTAGCGAGTTCCATTAAAGAACTTGGAGTTATACAACCAATTACAGTTAGAAAATTAGATGGAAATAAGTTTCAATTAGTTTCTGGTGAACGTAGATTTAGAGCATCAAAATTAATTGGCAATAAAACAGTACCAGCTTATATAAGAATTGCTAATGACCAGGAAATGCTAGAAATGGCATTGGTAGAAAACATTCAGCGTAAAAATTTAGATCCTATAGAAGTGGCACTTTCTTATCAACGCTTAATTGATGAAATTCAATTAACTCAAGAGGAATTAAGTACTAGAGTTGGTAAAAAACGTTCTACTGTTACCAATTACCTAAGATTATTAAAATTAGACCCTATTTTACAAACAGGTATGAGAGATGGTTTTATCTCTATGGGTCATGGTCGTGCAATGATTAATGTAGATAATACAGAAGACCAATTAGCAATATACGAGAAAATTTTAAGAGAAAAATTATCTGTTAGACAAACTGAAGAGCTAGTAAAGAGTTTAAAAACAGGTTCTATTGCCAAGCCTAAAAAGAAAGCGATACCTGCTTTTGTAAAGAACAATAAGCAAACGTTTAATGACTTTTTCGGTCATAAAATTGATATAAGTGTAAGTTCTAATGGAAAAGGAAAAATTACCATTCCATTTCATTCTGAAGAAGATTTTAATAGAATTAAAAAATTATTGGAATAA
- a CDS encoding NAD(P)H-dependent oxidoreductase, with protein MNTIESLKWRYAVKKFDNHKLLSKEQINILKEAFNLTATSYGLQPLKLLVISNKEIQKELVAHSWNQPQVLEASHLLVICIPKTYLKNEVEAYFDLVQKIRNTPIEIIKPFKEFLTAEIDKKSQEELLSWNKNQAYLALGNLLTVCALEKIDACPMEGFIPEKYDEVLGLSEKNLTSTLVLPVGFRANDDYMKDLKKVRKNIEDVVLEFN; from the coding sequence ATGAACACTATAGAAAGTTTAAAATGGAGATATGCAGTTAAGAAATTCGATAATCATAAATTACTTAGCAAAGAGCAAATAAACATTCTTAAAGAAGCCTTTAACTTAACAGCAACCTCTTATGGATTGCAACCTTTAAAGCTTTTGGTAATAAGTAATAAAGAAATTCAAAAAGAATTAGTGGCTCATTCTTGGAACCAACCACAAGTATTAGAAGCCTCTCACTTATTAGTAATTTGTATTCCTAAAACCTATTTAAAAAACGAAGTTGAAGCTTATTTTGATTTAGTTCAAAAAATTAGAAATACACCAATTGAAATTATAAAACCGTTTAAAGAATTTTTAACAGCAGAAATTGATAAGAAATCACAAGAAGAATTGTTAAGCTGGAATAAAAATCAGGCGTATTTAGCTTTGGGCAACTTACTTACAGTTTGTGCTTTAGAAAAAATAGATGCTTGCCCAATGGAAGGTTTTATACCCGAAAAATATGATGAAGTTTTAGGTTTATCAGAAAAAAACCTAACATCAACTCTAGTATTACCTGTTGGATTTAGAGCCAATGATGACTATATGAAAGATCTTAAAAAAGTTCGAAAAAACATAGAGGATGTCGTTTTAGAATTTAATTAA
- a CDS encoding WbqC family protein — protein MALFIPTYFSPISQYSEMMNADEIEFEMEDNFQKQSYRNRCYIYNSNGKQLLSIPVKHINKEGRKKTKDTLVENDFPWQDQHFKSLKSAYRTSPFFDFLEEEIAPIFNKKYKYLQDVNIDTFLFVKDTLQLEQSFKTTTSYQTESGSEDFRILADRKYQPKKIVDRYIQMFDDKHGFLPNLSILDLIFMEGPNALSYL, from the coding sequence ATGGCTTTATTCATACCAACCTACTTCTCTCCTATTTCTCAGTATTCAGAAATGATGAATGCTGATGAAATTGAGTTTGAAATGGAAGATAATTTTCAGAAACAAAGCTATAGAAATAGATGCTACATTTACAATTCTAATGGCAAACAACTTCTAAGCATACCAGTAAAACACATTAATAAAGAAGGTCGTAAGAAAACGAAAGACACCCTTGTAGAAAACGATTTTCCTTGGCAAGATCAACACTTTAAATCTTTAAAATCTGCTTATAGAACCTCACCTTTCTTTGATTTTTTAGAGGAAGAAATAGCACCAATTTTTAATAAGAAATATAAATATTTACAAGATGTAAATATTGATACTTTTTTATTTGTAAAAGATACTTTGCAATTAGAACAAAGCTTTAAAACTACAACTTCTTACCAAACTGAAAGTGGTTCTGAAGATTTTAGAATTCTTGCAGACAGAAAGTATCAACCCAAAAAAATAGTTGATAGATATATACAAATGTTTGATGATAAACATGGCTTTCTTCCTAATTTATCAATCTTAGATTTAATCTTTATGGAAGGCCCAAATGCATTGAGTTACTTATAA
- a CDS encoding DUF2851 family protein has translation MREEFLYYVWQYKLFSNPNLQTVQNELIEIKKTGVLNKNEGPDFLNAQLYIDGQLWVGNIEMHVKASDWYLHNHETDPNYDAVILHVVWENDAIIYTKNNDPLITLVLKDYIDESILNNYNSLLFANKNWISCENQIDSVDAFLIKNWQERLYFERLEQKSKSIEILLKESKLDYEAVLFQLLAKNFGLKINGDAFLNLAKAIDFSIIRKVAHDQTKLTALLFGMAGFLEAEIESEYYLNLKREFNYLKHKFKLVSKPKNSFQFFRMRPTNFPTIRIAQLAALFAKHQNLFSKIIHLNKKDDYYKLFSVNIDDFWKEHYTFETTSKKSPKKLTKSFIDLLLINTIVPLKFVYLKNRGEFTEDTFLSLIQEVSSEKNGIISKFLDLGISSKNAMESQALLQLKNNYCTAKKCLDCAIGNNLLRN, from the coding sequence ATGAGAGAAGAATTCTTGTATTACGTTTGGCAATACAAACTTTTTTCTAACCCTAATTTACAAACAGTACAAAACGAATTAATTGAAATAAAGAAAACAGGGGTTCTAAATAAAAACGAAGGGCCAGATTTCTTAAATGCTCAATTATATATTGATGGTCAATTATGGGTTGGAAATATAGAAATGCACGTAAAAGCATCAGATTGGTATTTACATAATCATGAAACAGACCCCAATTATGATGCTGTAATTTTACATGTAGTTTGGGAGAATGATGCTATAATCTACACTAAAAATAATGATCCCTTAATTACATTAGTGCTAAAGGATTATATAGATGAGTCAATTCTTAATAATTATAACAGTCTTTTATTTGCAAATAAGAACTGGATTTCTTGCGAAAATCAAATTGATTCTGTTGATGCATTCTTGATTAAAAATTGGCAAGAACGTTTGTATTTTGAACGATTAGAGCAGAAATCGAAATCGATAGAAATACTATTAAAGGAATCAAAATTAGATTACGAGGCTGTTTTATTTCAATTACTAGCTAAAAACTTTGGACTGAAAATTAATGGAGATGCTTTTTTAAATTTGGCAAAAGCTATTGATTTTTCTATTATTCGTAAAGTGGCTCATGATCAAACGAAGTTGACAGCACTACTTTTTGGAATGGCAGGTTTTTTAGAAGCAGAAATAGAAAGTGAATATTATTTAAATTTAAAAAGAGAGTTTAATTACCTAAAACACAAGTTTAAGTTGGTGTCTAAACCTAAAAATAGTTTTCAATTTTTTAGAATGAGGCCAACTAATTTTCCTACCATTAGAATTGCACAATTGGCTGCATTGTTTGCTAAGCATCAGAATTTATTTTCTAAAATAATTCATTTGAATAAAAAGGATGATTACTATAAGTTATTCTCTGTTAACATAGATGATTTCTGGAAAGAGCATTATACTTTTGAAACAACTTCTAAAAAATCACCTAAGAAACTAACAAAGTCTTTTATTGATTTATTATTAATAAACACCATTGTTCCATTAAAATTTGTCTATTTAAAAAACAGAGGGGAGTTCACTGAAGATACTTTTCTTAGTTTGATTCAAGAAGTTTCATCAGAAAAGAATGGTATAATTTCTAAGTTTTTAGATTTGGGGATTTCTTCTAAAAACGCAATGGAAAGTCAGGCTTTGTTGCAGCTTAAAAACAACTATTGCACAGCAAAAAAATGTTTAGACTGTGCAATAGGTAATAATTTGTTGAGAAATTAA
- the dapB gene encoding 4-hydroxy-tetrahydrodipicolinate reductase produces MKIALLGYGRMGKEIEKIAISRGHEIVIRKAADTEIDITQADVAIDFSIPTSAFENITNCFRNGVPVVSGTTGWLDNYSKALDICEENKGAFIYASNFSVGVNIFFELNKQLAKMMSNIDNYDIAMEEIHHTKKLDAPSGTAITLAEGIIENTSKENWDLDEASSENNIPIVAKRIPEVPGTHSVWYNSEVDSIEIKHTAHSRKGFALGAVVAAEWLLGKTGVFTMKDVLNIS; encoded by the coding sequence ATGAAAATTGCATTATTAGGCTATGGAAGAATGGGTAAAGAAATTGAGAAAATTGCAATTTCTAGAGGACATGAAATAGTTATTCGTAAAGCTGCAGATACAGAGATAGATATTACTCAAGCAGATGTTGCCATTGATTTTAGCATACCAACTTCTGCCTTTGAAAATATAACAAATTGTTTTAGGAATGGAGTTCCTGTAGTTTCAGGAACAACAGGTTGGTTAGATAACTACAGTAAAGCATTAGATATTTGCGAGGAAAACAAAGGGGCTTTTATTTACGCTTCTAACTTTAGTGTTGGTGTAAATATTTTCTTTGAATTAAATAAACAATTAGCAAAAATGATGAGCAACATAGACAATTACGATATTGCTATGGAAGAAATTCATCATACAAAAAAATTAGATGCGCCAAGTGGAACTGCTATAACACTTGCAGAAGGCATTATAGAAAATACCTCTAAAGAAAATTGGGATTTAGATGAAGCTTCATCAGAGAACAACATTCCAATTGTAGCAAAAAGAATACCCGAAGTTCCAGGTACGCACTCAGTTTGGTATAATTCTGAAGTAGATAGTATTGAAATTAAACATACTGCACATAGTAGAAAAGGTTTTGCTTTAGGTGCTGTAGTTGCTGCAGAATGGTTATTGGGTAAAACAGGCGTATTTACTATGAAAGATGTGTTAAACATCTCTTAA
- a CDS encoding DUF6122 family protein, with product MTKFIIHYSLHFLFPLLISYVFFNTKWKITYLIFLASMLVDADHLLANPIFAENRCSINFHPLHTYYAMGIYFVGLFVKKTRILAIALLFHMLTDFIDCFL from the coding sequence ATGACAAAGTTTATCATTCATTATTCTTTACACTTTCTATTTCCTCTTCTAATATCTTACGTGTTTTTTAATACAAAATGGAAAATTACTTACCTAATTTTTCTGGCTTCTATGTTAGTAGATGCAGATCATTTATTAGCAAATCCAATCTTTGCTGAAAACAGATGTAGTATTAATTTCCATCCTTTACATACTTATTATGCCATGGGTATTTACTTTGTAGGATTATTCGTTAAAAAAACAAGAATACTTGCAATAGCATTACTATTTCACATGCTAACTGACTTTATTGATTGCTTTTTGTAA
- a CDS encoding Crp/Fnr family transcriptional regulator, protein MENLKEFLNQFGSIPESSIDSFINLTSIEEYKKNETLINFNEVSKKFYIIKSGIVRSYHSDLKGKEYTRSFFTKGKAVGSLNSLISKKPTQIAYETLTGVKLFSIDFNEFMNLTKKDIHIANLYNRFLERIFFLMESEIFSLAVLDASERYLKLKEEIPDIDNIMTQYHIAAYLNITPVQLSRIRKKLYSK, encoded by the coding sequence GTGGAAAATTTAAAAGAATTTTTAAATCAGTTTGGTTCTATTCCAGAAAGCAGTATCGATTCTTTTATAAATCTTACATCAATAGAAGAGTATAAAAAGAATGAAACTTTGATAAACTTCAATGAGGTTTCTAAGAAATTTTACATCATAAAATCTGGTATAGTAAGGTCTTATCATTCAGATTTAAAAGGTAAAGAATATACTAGATCATTTTTCACAAAAGGGAAAGCTGTTGGTTCTTTAAATTCTCTCATTTCTAAAAAACCAACACAAATAGCTTACGAAACCTTAACAGGAGTTAAACTATTTTCCATAGACTTTAACGAGTTTATGAACTTAACAAAGAAAGATATTCATATTGCAAACCTTTACAATAGATTTTTGGAACGAATTTTCTTCTTAATGGAATCAGAAATTTTTAGTTTAGCTGTATTAGATGCTTCTGAGAGATACCTAAAATTAAAAGAAGAAATACCAGATATTGATAATATTATGACTCAATATCATATAGCTGCATATCTAAATATCACACCTGTTCAGTTAAGTAGAATTAGAAAAAAACTGTACTCAAAATAA
- a CDS encoding DUF5683 domain-containing protein, protein MFLKKSILFIVIAFLSLSLSAQKDSITDVKKVQDLKISGNIKTTQGVYDPLAPSKAAFYSAIFPGLGQIYNKKYWKAPIVWGALAIPVYYYQINNRDYSRFRNAYRLRQNGLTDEFTINGVETVSTETLETAQEQLRENRDFSILSGIIIYILQIVEASVNAHLMQFNTDDNLTFKPTLIQDPISFDAPTVGLTIKYNF, encoded by the coding sequence GTGTTTCTTAAAAAATCGATACTTTTTATTGTAATTGCATTTTTATCTTTGAGTTTATCTGCTCAGAAAGATTCAATTACAGATGTAAAAAAAGTTCAAGATTTAAAAATATCAGGTAACATTAAAACAACTCAAGGTGTTTATGATCCATTAGCACCTTCTAAAGCTGCATTTTATTCTGCTATTTTTCCTGGTCTAGGGCAGATTTACAACAAAAAATATTGGAAAGCCCCTATTGTTTGGGGTGCATTAGCCATACCTGTTTACTATTATCAAATTAATAATAGAGATTACAGCAGGTTTAGAAATGCTTACAGATTAAGACAGAATGGATTAACTGATGAATTCACTATAAATGGAGTGGAAACAGTATCTACAGAAACCTTAGAAACAGCACAAGAACAACTAAGAGAAAATAGAGATTTCTCTATATTATCAGGTATAATAATTTATATTTTACAAATTGTAGAGGCTAGTGTTAATGCTCACTTAATGCAATTTAATACTGATGATAATCTAACTTTTAAACCTACTTTAATTCAAGATCCTATTTCTTTTGATGCACCAACTGTGGGTTTAACAATCAAATATAATTTCTAG